The Brachionichthys hirsutus isolate HB-005 chromosome 8, CSIRO-AGI_Bhir_v1, whole genome shotgun sequence genome contains a region encoding:
- the acot8 gene encoding acyl-coenzyme A thioesterase 8 encodes MEDKETDGAASALVDNNVYPAGSVSAEPPDDEDSGSPRTREDLDLRSALVTSVLTLEKLDVDLYRGTHHWVPRSQRLFGGQIVGQALVAAAKSVSDNLYVHSLHCYFVRVGDPKIPVLYQVERTRDGRSFTVRSVKAIQHGHPILICQVSFHMLQESPLRHQFAMPAVPQPEELLNVEELIHLYLSKPDLTEKLKQGLNKLLAEEVPIELKPVNPPFFSRRAAPEPKQMFWVRARGYIGEGSMKLHCCVAAYVSDYAFLGTALLPYPGYRSKFVASLDHAMWFHNTFRSDEWMLYECESPWAGGSRGLVQGRLWRRDGVLAVSCCQEGVLRLTPASKEKPSKL; translated from the exons ATGGAGGATAAAGAGACGGACGGTGCTGCCAGTGCTTTAGTAGATAACAACGTTTATCCGGCGGGCTCCGTTTCAGCTGAACCGCCTGACGATGAAGACTCGGGAAGTCCCCGAACACGAGAAGACCTGGACCTGAGGAGCGCGCTGGTCACCAGCGTTCTGACCCTCGAGAAGCTCGACGTAGACCTGTACAG agGAACGCACCACTGGGTTCCCCGTTCCCAGCGTCTCTTCGGGGGACAAATAGTCGGTCAGGCTCTCGTAGCTGCAGCCAAATCTGTCAGCGATAATCTGTACGTCCATTCCCTCCACTGCTACTTTGTACGAGTAG GGGATCCTAAGATTCCGGTCCTGTATCAGGTGGAACGCACGAGGGACGGTCGCAGCTTCACCGTCCGCTCTGTGAAGGCGATCCAGCACGGACATCCCATCCTGATCTGCCAAGTGTCCTTCCATATGCTGCAGGAGAGTCCCCTGCGGCACCAGTTCGCCATGCCGGCGGTCCCGCAGCCGGAAGAACTCCTCAACGTAGAGGAGCTCATTCATCTTTATCTCAG TAAACCGGACCTAACGGAGAAGTTGAAGCAAGGCCTCAACAAACTGCTCGCCGAGGAGGTCCCCATCGAGCTGAAGCCAGTCAACCCGCCGTTCTTTTCCAGACGCGCTGCTCCTGAGCCGAAGCAAATGTTCTGGGTGCGAGCGAGAGGCTATATCG GTGAAGGCAGCATGAAGCTGCATTGTTGCGTTGCCGCTTATGTGTCGGACTACGCGTTCCTGGGCACGGCGCTGCTGCCTTATCCCGGCTATCGGTCCAAGTTCGTCGCCTCCTTGGACCACGCCATGTGGTTCCACAACACGTTCCGCAGCGATGAGTGGATGCTGTACGAGTGCGAGAGCCCGTGGGCAG ggggcagcagaggacTGGTTCAAGGCCGACTGTGGCGGAGAGATGGCGTGTTGGCTGTCTCGTGTTGTCAGGAGGGCGTCCTGAGACTAACACCTGCGTCAAAAGAAAAACCCAGCAAATTATAA
- the ift52 gene encoding intraflagellar transport protein 52 homolog has protein sequence MENEQNNTVVFNCSKRELFSTNNGFKSMQKRLRAQWRIQSMKEELSAERLKSVKLWITAGPREKFTASELEVLKHYLDAGGNVLVLLGEGGESKYDTNINFLLEEFGIMVNNDAVARNVYYKYFHPKEALVSDGVLNREISRAAGKLVTGIIEDERGGNNAQALTFVYPYGATLSVIKPAVPVLSTGSVCFPLNRPVLAFHQGKESGKLAVLASCHMFSDQYIDKEENSKIMDVVFQWLLSDNIQLNQIDAEDPEITDYTMLPDIGYLSEQQRVCLQEGEEIPRDFTPLFDTSLFNLSTDSYLQVLGSYKQLNVKDEPLQLIMPQFETPLPPLQPAVFPPALRDLPPPMLDLFDLDETFSSEEVRLAQLTNKCTDDDLEFYVRKCGEILGVTPKLDKEQRDAKHILEHIFFQVVEFKKMAFTPTQEPNVGTEAIITPPES, from the exons ATGGAGAACGAACAGAACAACACGGTCGTCTTCAACTGTTCAAAAAGAGAGCTCTTTTCCACCAACAACGGATTCAAATCTATGCAGAAAAGACTGAGAGCGCAATGGAGAATCCAAAG catgaaaGAGGAGCTGTCTGCGGAGAGGCTGAAGAGTGTCAAGTTGTGGATAACTGCGGGGCCGAGGGAGAAGTTCACAGCATCAGAG CTTGAGGTGCTGAAGCACTACCTGGATGCGGGAGGAAATGTCCTGGTCCTGCTCGGCGAAGGAGGAGAAAGTAAATACGACACCAATATCAACTTTCTCCTGGAGGAATTTGGAATAATGGTCAACAATG ATGCTGTCGCGAGGAACGTGTACTACAAATACTTCCACCCGAAGGAGGCTCTTGTGTCTGATGGCGTATTAAACAG AGAGATTAGTCGGGCTGCTGGAAAACTGGTGACGGGAATCATCGAAGACGAGCGCGGTGGAAATAACGCGCA GGCTCTAACGTTCGTGTACCCGTACGGCGCCACGCTGAGCGTGATCAAGCCCGCTGTGCCGGTTCTGTCGACCGGCTCCGTCTGCTTCCCCCTCAACAGGCCCGTCCTGGCCTTCCATCAAGGAAAG GAATCCGGGAAACTGGCAGTGTTGGCTTCCTGTCACATGTTCAGCGACCAATACATAGACAAAGAGGAGAACAGCAAGATCATG GACGTCGTTTTCCAGTGGCTCTTGTCCGATAACATTCAGCTGAATCAGATCGATGCCGAAGATCCAGAG ATCACGGACTACACCATGCTGCCGGACATAGGCTACTTGTCAGAACAGCAGAGAGTGTGCCTGCAGGAGGGGGAAGAAATCCCGAGAGACTTCACGCCGCTCTTTGATACGTCGCTGTTCAATTTGTCGACAGACTCTTACCTCCAAGTGCTCGG TTCTTACAAGCAGCTCAATGTGAAAGACGAGCCGCTCCAGCTTATCATGCCGCAGTTCGAGACCCCCCTGCCTCCACTCCAGCCTGCT GTTTTCCCTCCCGCATTGCGCGATCTGCCGCCGCCCATGCTCGATCTGTTCGATCTGGATGAAACGTTCTCCTCGGAGGAAGTGCGCCTGGCGCAGCTCACGAACAAAT GCACAGACGACGATCTCGAATTCTACGTGCGGAAATGCGGGGAAATTCTGGGCGTGACTCCGAAGCTGGATAAAGAGCAGAGGGACGCCAAACACATTTTGGAACACATTTTCTTCCAGGTCGTCGAGTTCAAGAAAATGGCCTTTACCCCCACGCAGGAGCCGAACGTCGGCACAGAAGCGATCATCACGCCACCGGAGtcttga
- the mybl2b gene encoding v-myb avian myeloblastosis viral oncogene homolog-like 2b, with amino-acid sequence MTWRPRGEGGEEAMHQDTDSDVAEQRDGGKLKVKWTQEDDDMLKVLVQKQGTNDWKNIAGYIPNHTEHQCQHRWHKILDPELIKGPWTREEDEKVIELVGLYGNKQWAMVAKHLRGRLGKQCRERWHNHLNPNVKKSSWTAEEDLVIYKAHRLIGNRWAEIAKLLPGRTDNAVKNHWNSAIKRKLEVGFYAGEVIRPGDLEELLERVREVMQIPGCSQTGADGNAEQTDGPPMQEPSDSASVKVEPGEPGPSRMATPPKGGLSPKTEPDTPTGETSCSGWAVDSSGFLSPTGPALKEVLDMVDGDLDGWCNLAAFDLPVDSPSPERHQFRLEGSALQELSKSSKGELIPISPGGATPPSILKHRSRRCIALSPDASNSMTPKSTPVKILPFSPSQFLNMWTKQDTHDLENPSLTSTPVCSQKAIVTTPLQRDKSPLTQKENSAFVTPNRKSEFCSTPRTPTPFKSAMEKYGPLQPLPQTPNLEDDINEVILRESGINFAVVRSTPPEQRRKTMHRFPLKKVRKSLALDVMDCQVIPKSRRKSVKAELKDEPVIVSISTSPFRSQQQENILDQGFLLGPTERSIFPNALPPVTMSKEWETVVCGQTKDQLIMTEKARRCLRSFKSHAPRALILS; translated from the exons ATGACTTGGAGGCCGCGCGG TGAGGGTGGCGAGGAGGCCATGCATCAGGACACCGACTCTGATGTGGCGGAGCAGAGAGACGGTGGAAAGCTGAAGGTGAAATGGACGCAGGAAGAT gatgaCATGCTGAAGGTGCTGGTGCAAAAGCAGGGAACCAATGATTGGAAAAATATCGCCGGCTATATACCC AATCACACTGAGCACCAGTGTCAACACCGCTGGCATAAGATCCTGGATCCAGAGCTGATTAAAGGCCCGTGGACCAGAGAGGAGGACGAGAAG GTTATAGAGCTTGTCGGTCTCTACGGCAACAAACAGTGGGCGATGGTAGCCAAGCATCTGAGGGGCCGGCTGGGGAAGCAGTGCAGAGAGCGCTGGCACAACCACCTCAATCCCAACGTGAAGAAGTCATCCTGGACCGCCGAAGAGGACCTCGTCATCTACAAGGCGCACCGCCTGATCGGAAACCGCTGGGCTGAGATCGCCAAGCTGCTCCCCGGAAG GACGGATAACGCAGTGAAGAACCACTGGAATTCAGCCATCAAACGCAAGTTGGAAGTGGGCTTCTATGCCGGGGAGGTCATCAGGCCGGGTgacctggaggagctgctggagcgtGTGAGAGAGGTCATGCAG ATTCCGGGTTGCTCTCAAACTGGCGCAGACGGAAACGCGGAGCAGACGGACGGCCCCCCG ATGCAGGAACCGTCGGATTCAGCCTCCGTTAAAGTTGAGCCCGGCGAACCGGGACCCTCAAGGATGGCGACGCCTCCGAAGGGCGGGTTGAGCCCCAAAACTGAACCGGACACGCCCACGGGGGAAACGAGCTGTTCCGGCTGGGCGGTGGACAGCTCTGGCTTCCTCTCTCCTACCGGGCCGGCGCTGAAGGAAGTGCTGGACATGGTGGACGGG GACCTCGACGGCTGGTGCAACCTAGCAGCCTTCGACCTGCCTGTGGACAGTCCAAGCCCGGAGCGGCACCAGTTCCGCCTGGAGGGCAGCGCCTTGCAGGAGTTGAGCAAAAGCAGCAAGGGGGAGCTCATCCCCATCTCTCCGGGAGGGGCCACGCCCCCCTCCATCCTGAAGCACCGGAGTCGGAGATGCATCGCCTTGTCTCCGGACGCTAGTAACTCCATGACGCCGAAGAGCACGCCCGTCAAGATCTTGCCCTTCTCTCCATCGCAG TTCCTCAACATGTGGACCAAGCAGGACACTCATGACCTGGAAAACCCGTCCCTCACGTCCACGCCGGTGTGCAGCCAGAAAGCCATCGTGACGACGCCGCTACAGCGGGACAAGTCCCCGCTTACTCAAAAGGAAAACTCAGC TTTCGTTACACCGAACCGCAAGTCTGAGTTCTGTTCGACCCCACGAACGCCAACGCCATTCAAGAGCGCCATGGAGAAGTACGGTCCTCTTCAGCCTCTG CCTCAGACTCCGAACCTGGAAGACGACATAAACGAGGTCATCCTGAGAGAGTCTGGGATTAACTTTGCCGTCGTCCGCTCGACTCCACCCGAGCAAAGACGCAAAACGATG CATCGTTTTCCTCTGAAGAAAGTGCGGAAGTCTTTGGCCCTAGATGTGATGGACTGCCAGGTGATCCCGAAATCCCGACGTAAATCAGTCAAAGCTGAGCTTAAg GATGAACCTGTGATAGTTTCCATCAGCACTTCGCCATTTCGCAGTCAACAGCAGGAAAATATTTTGGATCAGGGCTTCCTCTTGGGGCCAACTGAGAGAAGCATATTTCCTAACGCTCTTCCTCCAGTTACG atgTCAAAAGAATGGGAGACGGTTGTTTGTGGACAAACTAAAGACCAACTCATAATGACGGAGAAAGCGAGACGATGCCTCCGCTCGTTCAAGTCCCACGCTCCCCGGGCTCTGATCCTATCGTGA
- the rpn2 gene encoding dolichyl-diphosphooligosaccharide--protein glycosyltransferase subunit 2 has protein sequence MDRSRAFGFLLLSLALALGAQALTPAHHLSLSDVARLQNLLSRQFTDLESAYYSVVGLTKLGATVPDHRGVCQFLKSQLDPTSIDSLFFAAVTSQAISGCEIPVSNETRDILLAAVSEDSTMTQIHRAVSAIGALGLPLASQEVVGALTGRINKEDNVVAITLALQTAARLSQQAELGGILEEIEDLTARLDDLGGVYLQFEEGLEATAMFVTAAYSLSDHVDMEPPLKEDQVIQLVNSIFSKKSWDSLAEAFSVASAAAALSSNRFHVPVIVGVQGAATVSHGQPSVQLLVTDVMSQRLPSASVALESATALPSKSVVLSRAPFTLNDGVYELNFMTGRPASGYYQFSVAVTGDSRLVGNHVELKVKVSTEVAVANMDLSVVDKDQSIGTKTTRVDYPSKAKSSFTADGHQNFAMSFQLVDVNTGVELTPHQTFVRLHSQKTGQEVVFVAEPDSKNLYKFELDTAERKSEFDSTSGTYSLDLIVGDATLENPILWNVADVVLKFVDEEAPAAIQPKTLYVPKPEIQHLFREPEKKPPTVVSNTFTALVLSPLLLLLILWLKLGANISNFSFSPSSILFHVGHAAMLGLMYVYWTHLNMFQTLKYLAIVGGVTFLAGNRMLAQKAVKRIAAEQSSRLAKYRSLR, from the exons ATGGACCGGTCAA GGGCGttcggcttcctcctcctcagcctggCTCTGGCTCTCGGAGCTCAGGCGCTCACACCAGCGCACCACCTGTCCCTGTCTGATGTGGCCCGCCTGCAGAACCTCCTGAGCCGACAGTTCACCGATCTGGAGTCGGCTTACTACTCTGTCGTCGGCCTGACCAAGCTTGGAGCAACCGTTCCCGATCACAGG GGAGTTTGCCAGTTCCTCAAATCCCAACTGGACCCCACAAGTATTGATTCTCTCTTCTTCGCCGCTGTGACCAGTCAGGCTATTTCAGGATGTGAG ATCCCCGTGTCCAACGAAACCCGGGACATTCTCCTGGCGGCGGTCAGCGAGGACTCCACCATGACGCAGATTCACCGTGCCGTGAGCGCGATCGGCGCTCTCGGGCTTCCGTTGGCTTCCCAGGAAGTCGTCGGCGCCTTGACTGGTCGCATCAACAAGGAAGACAATGTTGTGGC TATAACGTTAGCGCTCCAAACGGCCGCCCGCCTCTCCCAGCAGGCTGAGCTTGGAGGAATACTGGAGGAAATTGAG gatcTGACGGCTCGTCTGGATGATCTCGGTGGCGTCTACCTCCAGTTTGAAGAGGGCCTCGAGGCGACGGCCATGTTTGTGACGGCTGCGTATTCCCTGTCGGATCACGTGGACATGGAGCCTCCTCTGAAGGAG gaCCAGGTCATCCAGCTGGTAAACTCTATCTTCAGCAAGAAGTCGTGGGACTCTCTGGCCGAGGCCTTCAGCGTGGCGAGTGCTGCCGCCGCTCTCTCCAGCAACCGCTTCCACGTGCCGGTTATCGTCGGCGTCCAGGGCGCGGCCACGGTGTCCCACGGCCAGCCGTCCGTGCAG CTGCTCGTGACCGACGTCATGTCTCAACGCCTTCCCTCGGCCAGCGTGGCGCTCGAATCGGCGACCGCTTTGCCCTCCAAGAGCGTCGTCCTCAGCCGAGCGCCGTTCACCCTGAACGA cGGCGTCTATGAGCTGAACTTCATGACCGGCCGGCCGGCTAGCGGGTATTATCAGTTTAGCGTCGCAGTGACCGGAGACAGCCGGCTGGTTGGCAATCACGTCGag CTTAAAGTAAAGGTGTCCACTGAAGTCGCCGTCGCCAACATGGACCTGTCTGTCGTGGATAAGGACCAGAGCATTGGCACTAAAACCACCAG GGTGGACTATCCGTCCAAAGCCAAGAGTTCCTTCACCGCAGACGGCCACCAGAACTTTGCCATGTCCTTCCAGCTGGTTGACGTCAACACCGGCGTGGAGCTCACCCCTCACCAG ACGTTCGTCCGGCTGCACAGTCAGAAAACGGGGCAGGAGGTCGTGTTTGTCGCCGAACCGGATAGCAAGAATCTGTACAAGTTTGAGTTGGACACGGCGGAGCGGAAGTCGGAGTTCGACTCGACCTCCGGCACGTATTCCCTCGACCTCATCGTCGGGGACGCCACCTTGGAGAATCCCATCTTGTGGAATGTG gCTGATGTTGTCCTGAAATTTGTGGACGAGGAGGCCCCAGCTGCCATTCAACCCAAAACCCTTTATGTACCCAAACCAGAGATTCAG CATTTATTCAGGGAACCAGAGAAGAAGCCCCCCACCGTGGTTTCCAACACCTTCACTGCGCTCGTCCTGtccccgctgctgctgctcctcatcctg TGGCTGAAGCTCGGCGCCAACATCTCCAACTTCAGCTTCTCGCCCAGCTCCATTTTGTTCCACGTGGGTCACGCAG CCATGCTGGGCCTGATGTACGTTTACTGGACCCACCTGAACATGTTCCAGACCCTGAAGTACTTGGCGATCGTCGGCGGCGTGACTTTCCTCGCCGGGAACCGCATGCTGGCTCAGAAAGCGGTGAAGAG GATTGCCGCAGAACAAAGTAGTAGGTTGGCAAAGTATAGGAGCCTAcgataa
- the ghrh gene encoding somatoliberin — translation MEKSSLLLFCCLVVSLSGFPLYPSIRFGQRDTSILMTSIKSPGEQLEEDPSPPSELAALRTERHADAIFTNNYRKVLGRISARKFLQTIMGKRGESESYVKRRSDAYERTHKEDLTSIRSDRKHRLLRGNVTTPRQPS, via the exons ATGGAGAAATCTTCCCTGCTTCTGTTTTGTTGCCTGGTCGTGTCTTTATCAGGATTCCCACTCTACCCATCCATTAG GTTTGGTCAGAGGGATACGTCCATCCTGATGACATCCATAAAGAGTCCtggggagcagctggaggaagatcCCAGCCCTCCCAGCGAGCTGGCAGCGTTACG CACGGAGCGACACGCTGATGCCATCTTTACGAACAATTACAGGAAAGTCCTGGGCCGCATCTCTGCCAGGAAGTTCCTTCAGACTATCATGGGCAAACG AGGTGAGAGCGAAAGCTACGTCAAGCGGCGGTCAGATGCCTACGAAAGGACCCATAAAGAAGATCTGACGTCTATCCGGAGTGATCGGAAGCACAGGTTACTGCGTGGGAATGTGACGACGCCCAG ACAGCCGAGTTGA
- the cdk5rap1 gene encoding mitochondrial tRNA methylthiotransferase CDK5RAP1 has product MANCYKSYALGANALNTGYVRAIKPLFTSPRIPTKCVRSRCCSNVTNTNVISRDRRTLDKFKTRISSGPHFVDFVKGVAANKTPVEEDFDEHTSLYEDFEMADSRKVYFETYGCQMNVNDTEIAWAVLQKKGYRRTVDVEEADVVLLVTCSIREKAEQKIWNRLQQLTAMKKRRLKSPTPMKIGILGCMAERLKTELLEREKLLDVVAGPDAYRDLPRLLAVAGGGRQASNVLLSLEETYADVMPVHRAPRGCSAFVSIMRGCDNMCSYCIVPFTRGRERSRPAGSVLEEVRMLSDQGVKEVTLLGQNVNSYRDASEERFCGAQPTQLSRGFQTIYKTKRGGLRFPDLLDRVSRIDPDMRIRFTSPHPKDFPDEVLHLIAERKNICQQIHLPAQSGSSEVLKAMRRGYTREAYLDLVKNIKKIIPEVSLSSDFISGFCGETEDDHQQTLSLIREVRYNVGFLFAYSVRKKTQAFHRLQDDVPAEVKRRRLEECMGVFREEAAGVNASLIGSTQLVLVEGDSKRSAEDLCGRTDGNTKVIFPKEDESNTAPVKGGDYVLVKILSATSQSLRGRALGHSSVGGAPKRGETLPRHRLHQQQMRV; this is encoded by the exons ATGGCTAATTGCTACAAATCGTATGCGCTTGGGGCTAACGCACTAAACACGGGGTACGTCAGGGCTATAAAACCCTTGTTTACCAGCCCACGGATACCCACTAAGTGCGTCCGCTCCAGATGTTGCTCAAATGTGACTAATACTAATGTGATTTCAAGAGATAGGAGGACTTTAGACAAGTTCAAGACGCGGATTTCCTCTGGTCCACATTTTGTGGATTTCGTGAAAGGAGTTGCAGCTAATAAAACTCCTGTTGAAGAAGACTTTGACGAACACACTTCCCTTTACGAGGATTTTGAAATGGCCGATTCAAGGAAAG tgtattttGAAACCTATGGATGTCAGATGAACGTGAACGACACGGAGATCGCCTGGGCTGTGCTGCAGAAGAAGGGATACCGACGCACGGTCGACGTAGAGGAG GCGGATGTCGTCCTCCTGGTGACGTGCTCCATAAG AGAAAAAGCGGAACAAAAGATCTGGAAtcggctgcagcagctcactGCCATGAAGAAGCGGCGGTTGAAATCCCCCACGCCGATGAAAATTGGGATTTTGG GGTGCATGGCGGAGAGGCTGAAGACGGAGCTTCTGGAGCGAGAGAAGCTGCTGGACGTTGTCGCCGGTCCGGACGCCTACCGGGACCTCCCCCGCCTCTTGGCTGTGGCGGGCGGCGGCCGACAGGCGAGCAACGTGCTGCTGTCATTGGAGGAGACCTACGCTGACGTCATGCCCGTCCACCGTGCGCCTCGGGGGTGCAGTGCGTTTGT GTCCATCATGCGAGGCTGTGACAACATGTGCAGTTACTGCATCGTGCCGTTCAcccgagggagggagaggagtcGACCCGCCGGCTCCGTCCTCGAGGAGGTCCGGATGCTCTCTGACCAG GGGGTGAAGGAGGTCACATTGCTGGGCCAGAACGTGAACAGCTACAGAGACGCGTCAGAGGAACGGTTCTGTGGCGCCCAGCCGACCCAGCTCAGCCGGGGCTTTCAGACCATCTACAAAACCAAGCGGGGGGGGCTGCGCTTCCCCGACCTTTTGGACCGAGTGTCGCGCATCGATCCCGACATGAGGATCAGATTCACGTCCCCTCATCCCAAAGACTTCCCCGACGAG GTTTTGCATCTGATTGCGGAGCGGAAGAATATTTGTCAGCAGATTCACCTTCCGGCCCAGAGCGGGAGCAGCGAGGTCCTAAAAGCGATGCGGCGCGG CTACACGAGAGAGGCGTACCTCGATCTTGTGAAGAACATCAAGAAAATTATTCCAG aggtgAGTCTCAGCAGTGACTTCATCTCAGGCTTCTGCGGTGAAACGGAAGACGACCACCAGCAGACGCTGTCCCTCATCAGAGAGGTGCGCTACAACGTGGGCTTCCTGTTTGCCTACAGTGTGAGAAAG AAAACCCAGGCCTTCCATCGGCTCCAGGATGACGTGCCGGCGGAGGTGAAGCGGCGCCGGCTGGAGGAGTGCATGGGCGTGTTCAGAGAAGAAGCTGCGGGGGTGAACGCTTCGCTCATCGGCAGCACGCAGCTGGTGCTGGTGGAAGGG GATAGTAAAAGATCTGCTGAAGACCTGTGTGGGAGAACTGACGGCAACACGAAAGTGATTTTCCCCAAAGAAGACGAGTCCAACACTGCGCCGGTGAAGGGTGGAGACTACGTCCTGGTGAAG ATTTTGTCGGCCACCTCTCAGAGCCTGCGAGGCCGAGCCCTCGGTCACAGCTCCGTCGGAGGAGCCCCGAAGCGGGGCGAGACTCTGCCGAGGCACCGACTTCACCAACAGCAGATGCGAGTGTGA
- the LOC137897937 gene encoding bactericidal permeability-increasing protein-like: MLLQWFFWLVLIPPALSTDPGVKVRLTEKGLEYGRQLGMASIQQRLKAIQIPDISGQESVSPIGKVRYSLTNMKILNVGLPTSAVDLEPGIGIRLSIRNAFISLIGDWRVKYLRIIKDSGSFELNVNELAVTASIAITSDNTGRPEVSSVECGATVGSAKIKFHGGASWLYNLFRKFIDKALRNQIQKQICPLVADAISDLNPHLKTLNVVAKVDQYAEIEYSMVSSPKVSKSYIDLSLKGEFYNIGQHEEPPFPVGAFILPLQVDNMIYIGVSSFTANSGAFVYNKAGVISLSITDDMIPQRSPIRLNTRTFGAFIPQLAKSFPGLMMKLLVKTVKNPIITFLPNNATVQASGTVTAYAIQPNATLTPLFILNLETSVSANAFVRDTRLAGSVALDKMNLTLGTSYVGDFQVRPLDNVLQMVLKVVAIPKLNVQLEKGYPLPALGKMKLVNTHLLVLKDYTLIGTDVQFTG, encoded by the exons ATGTTGCTGCAGTGGTTCTTTTGGCTGGTTCTGATTCCTCCGGCCCTCAGCACCGATCCCGGGGTAAAGGTCAGACTCACGGAAAAAGGTCTAGAATATG GCAGACAGCTGGGGATGGCTTCAATCCAGCAAAGACTCAAAGCCATTCAAATCCCGGATATTTCCGGGCAGGAGAGCGTCTCTCCCATCGGGAAGGTCCGGTACAGTCTCACAAA CATGAAAATACTGAACGTGGGATTGCCGACGTCTGCGGTTGATCTGGAGCCGGGGATTGGGATTAGACTGTCCATCCGCAACGCCTTTATCAGCCTTATTGGAGACTGGAGGGTCAAGTACCTCCGGATAAT AAAGGACAGCGGCTCTTTTGAACTGAACGTGAACGAACTCGCCGTGACGGCGAGCATCGCCATCACGAGCGACAACACGGGCCGACCCGAGGTCAGCAGCGTCGAATGTGGTGCCACTGTTGGCAGCGCGAAAATCAAGTTTCATGGCGGAGCCAG ctGGCTTTACAACCTCTTCCGAAAGTTCATCGATAAGGCTTTGAGAAATCAGATACAGAAACAG atctgccccctggtggctgaTGCCATTTCTGACTTGAACCCTCATTTGAAAACTCTCAATG TTGTAGCCAAGGTGGACCAATACGCAGAGATCGAATACTCCATGGTGTCTTCGCCCAAAGTGTCGAAATCCTACATAGATTTGAGCTTGAAG GGGGAATTCTACAACATCGGACAGCACGAGGAGCCCCCGTTCCCCGTTGGAGCCTTTATCCTGCCGCTCCAGGTCGACAACATGATATACATCGGCGTCTCCTCCTTCACGGCCAACTCGGGAGCCTTCGTCTACAACAAGGCCGGAGTCATCAGCCTGAGCATCACCGACGACATG ATCCCGCAGCGCTCTCCCATCCGACTGAACACCAGAACGTTTGGAGCCTTCATCCCGCAG cttgcCAAGAGTTTTCCGGGTCTGATGATGAAACTGCTGGTGAAGACGGTGAAAAATCCCATCATCACTTTCCTACCCAACAACGCCACAGTTCAGGCCTCCGGCACGGTGACGGCCTACGCCATCCAACCCAACGCCACGCTCACCCCTCTCTTTATCTTAAACCTG GAGACAAGCGTCAGCGCCAACGCGTTTGTCAGGGACACGAGGCTGGCTGGAAGCGTCGCCCTAGACAA AATGAATCTGACCCTGGGGACGAGCTACGTGGGAGACTTTCAG GTCAGACCCCTGGACAACGTCCTCCAAATGGTCCTCAAAGTGGTGGCGATACCGAAACTCAACG TTCAACTTGAGAAGGGATATCCACTTCCTGCACTTGGAAAGATGAAGCTTGTGAACACGCACCTTCTGGTCCTGAAG GACTACACGCTGATCGGGACGGATGTTCAGTTCACGGGTTGA